The Planctomycetota bacterium genomic interval CGCCATGTACTGCGGTGCCGACTACACCATCACGCCCAGGCCCATGTACCCGGCCGACGGGCGAAAGGTGCCGGACGTCTGGACGCACCCGGGCACCCTGCGTGACGAGCTGCAGGCGGAACTGGGGCAGTTTCCTTTGTTCAAGTTCTGGGGCCCGGCCGCGGGGATCGAGTGCAGCGACTGGATCGCGCGGGCGGCCATGCGGGTCGACGAGCGGTTCGATCCGACGCTGACGCTCGTCTACCTGCCGCATCTCGACTACGTGCTGCAGAAAGAAGGTCCCAAAGTCAAGGAAAATGGCACGCTCCAGCACGAGCTCCACGCGATCGACGCCGTTGTCGGCCGGCTCATCGAGCACTTCCGCGGACGCGGAGCACGCGTCGTCATCCTGAGCGAGTACGACATCTCGCCCGTCGACACGCCGGTGCACCTGAATCGCGTGCTGCGGGACGCCGGCTACCTGACTGTTCGGAACGAGCTCGGTACCGAGCGCCTCGACGCCGGGGCCAGCCGGGCGTTTGCCGTCGCGGATCATCAGGTGGCCCACGTTTACGTCCGCGACGGACGGGACCGATCGGCGGTAGCCGGCCTGCTGGCGAAGACGCCCGGCGTGGCACAGGTGCTGGCCGGTGCCGATCGCGGCGGGCTCGATCACCCACGCAGCGGCGAGATCGTCTGCCTGGCCGAGCCCGGCTGCTGGTTCACCTACTACTTCTGGCACGACGACGCCCTGGCTCCGGACTACGCGAGAACCGTCGATATTCACCGGAAACCGGGGTACGACCCGGTCGAGCTGTTCCTGGCCGACGGTGCCAAGCCGCGGCTGCTCGCGAAGCTGGCGGCGCGCAAGCTCGGCTTCCGCAACCTGCTCGACGTCACGCCGCTGGACGCGACCCTCGTCAAGGGAAGCCACGGCCTCGCCGACGTCTTGCCCGACCAGGGCCCGCTGCTCATGTCCGATCTTGGCCCAGCAGACGAGTCGATCGACAGCACCGACGTGCGGGACGTCATCCTGAACAGCGTGTTCAGCCCACCTTCTTGAGCTTCGGATCCAACGCGTCGCGAAGCGCCTCGCCGATAAGGATGTAAGCGAAGACGGTCAGGAAGATCGCGAGGCCGGGGAAGGTCGCGATCCACCAGTTGAAGCCCGTGCCACCCGTGCGTGCCTGGTTGAGTAACTGGCCCCACGACGGATCTTTGGCTTCTAGGCCGAGGCCGAGGAAGCTGAGGATGCTCTCGAGCAGGATCGCTCCGGCGATGCCGAAGCTGGCGTTGACCAGGACCGGTGCCACGCCGTTAGGCAAGATGTGGCGGAAGAGAATGCGTGGAACAGGGAGACCGACCGCGTTGGCGGCTTGAACGAAGTCCTGCTTGCGCAGCTTTAGGAACTCGGCGCGAATGAAGCGCGCGTCGCTCGTCCAACTGATGAGCCCGATGACGGTCATCATCACGAAGATGTCCTTCCGACCGATGATGACGGTGACGATCAGCAGCACGATCAGTCGTGGGACGGCCTCGAGAATCTCGATGCCGCGCATCAGCAGCAGATCGGTCCAGCCGGCGGCATAGCCCATGACGGCACCGACTGTAACGCCGACAAGCGTGCTGATGCCCGTTGCGACGAATCCGATCGCGAGGGCGATCCGCGTCGCCCAGATCATTCGGCTCAGCAGGTCTTCGCCGAAGACGGTGGTTCCGAGCCAGTGGTAGCTGCCGATCGATTTGCGGGTGACGTCGGGATACCTGTTGTCATCGGCACCGATGGACCAGGTGGGCGGCGTGCGGGCGATGCCGGGTTGATCCCGCAGGCGATCGTTCGGGCTGTACGGAATCGGGGCGAAAACCGCGCGCTGGTACCGACCGTCGGCGAGACCCTCGCGGTACTCCTCGAACACCACGTTCTCAGGCGGGTCGGCGTAGAGCAGGCCGCTCACCCCCGCCGTCGCGACGATCCCAAGCATGATCAGCAAGGCGTGCCCGAAACGGAACGCCACGAATCGGCGGCTGACGGTCAGAACGACCACGCCCAGGAGACACAAGACGAGCGTCACGTCCAACGCTGTCACCGTTCGTAAGAGGGGAGACGACCATGTGCCGTCTGCGGCCTTGATCGCGTAGGGCTGACTGTTAGCAAGGAACGGCGCGAAGACGGCGAGCAGGACAAGCGTGGACACCCACGCAGCACCGATCCGCGCACCGGTGTGGCCGAAAGTGTCAACCAGGGCTTGGTGCAGCGGGCTTCGCTGCGGTCTCTTCAGTGATCGATCAGCGTCCCCTTCCGACGTGTCGTCCGCGAGACTCCCTTGTGCATCCGCTGGCGAGACAGCGGCTCCGAACGCTCCGTGCTGGTTGTCATGTGATCCCGACTGCTGCTGGGTCATGCCGAGCTCCCGCCGCTGTAGGAGACGCGTGGGTCCGCGACGACGTAGGCAATGTCAGCGAGGAGATAAGCGACCAGCTTGAGAAGAATCGTGAACAACGTGACGGTCAGGAATAGCTCGATGTCGTTGTTTTTCAGCGACTCGATGACCAAGCGACCCATGCCATTGATGCCGAAGATCGTTTCGATCACGATTGACCCGGTGATGATCACTGGCAGCAACGCCGCGAGGAACGTGATAACGGGAATGAGCGCGGTTCGAAAGCCGTGGCGAAGCAGCACCGTGTTGGGAGCAAGCCCTTTGGCTCGTGCCGTCCGGATGTAGTCGGCCCCGAGCACTTCGAGCATGCTGCCACGCGTCAGCTTCGAGAGGTAGGCGAACTGGGCATAGGTGAGACAGACCACGGGCAACGCGATGTGCCAGATCGAGTCGAGGAGGAAACCTCGTTGGAAGCCGGCCTCTCCCGCAAAGCGTGGGAAAAAGGGAAAACTGTCGCTGCGCAGGTCGGTCGTCCCGCCCGTCGGGAACCAGTTGATGTATTGGTCGTTTGCGAAGTAGCCGATCGCCATCACTCCCACCCAGATCACCGGAATGCTGAAGAGTGCGAGCAGCACGCCTCCAGTACCCCAGTCCTGCCACGCGCCGCGGTGCTTGGCAGACCAGATGCCGGTGATGAGGCTAATGGCGACAGCAGTCGGTATGCTGATGAGCTGCAGAATCAGCGTGATTGGCAACGCCTCTTTGATGATGTCCCAGTTCGGCCGACTCTGCCGGATGCTGTTGCCGAGATCCGGCGTTTTGATGGGCAGCTTGTCCCAGCGGATGTCGCCGCTCATGGGAGAGAAGTTCTGCTCATCTTCCAGTTCGGTGAGTCGCTCCTTGACGGAATCGCGAAGCGTTTGGATCGCTTGGATGCGCTCGTCGGACGGCGTGTCCTGATCATTGCGTGCTGCCACGAGGTCGGGGTTCGCCGCCTCAACCTCGGCCTCGACTTCGGACTCGATGCGCTCTCTGAAAGCGCGCAACTCTGCTCGTTGCTCGACGACCGCCGGATCGTCGTACTTCCAGGTTTGCAAACCGATCGGCGAGACGTTGTTGACCCACCGTGCCCACTTCTCCGGTCCACTTGCATCGAGTCCGTACCGCGCATTGAGGTAGGCTTCGCGCTCCTCGCGAGCTGCGGGGTTCATTTCGCCCGTCGGCGGTAGCAGACTCTCGACCACGTCGATCGGCGCGAGCTCCATGATCATCACGACGAGGAACGTCGCCCCGAGCAGCGTCGGAATGAACAGGAGGATGCGCCGGGCGAGGTAGCCGATCATCGTGGGAGCGGTTGGTTGTGGTCCTGGCTCACGACTATTCGGCGAATCGTTGCTGCCCTTGGGGAATAAACCACGGAATGATGCCGGAGTTGAGCGGCTCCCAATTCAGCCCAACGGTGCTCTTGTCCACGCCCTGCACACGCTGATTGACCGCTCGCAACTGTTGCCGGAAGAACAGGAACGTGTATGGCTGGTCCTCGTGGAGGACGGCGTGGACCTCGTTCCAGAGCTTCATCCGTGCGTCGCGATCAATCGTTGTCCGAGCCTCGTCGATGAGGGCGTCGAGCTCTGGATTCGCGTAGTTTGTGCGATTGTCGCCTTGCCCGGCGGCCTGCGAGGAGTGGAAAATCTGGTACGGGTCGCTCTCGACCGTGCTGCTCCATCCGAGCGTGATCGCCTCGAAGTTGCCGGCGTTGAGGCGGTCAACGAGGACGGGCCAGTCGAGTCGCTCGGGCTCCATGATCACGCCACCGCGGGCAAAGTTGTCGCGCATGAACAGCACGACCTTTTCCCAGAGATCACTTGTTCCTGGGTAAATCAACTTGAAGCGGAAGGGGTTGCCCTGTTCGTCTTCGATGACGCCATCGCCGTCGCGATCTTCCCATCCGAGTTCGGCCAGAATCTCCCGGCCGCGCTCCGGGTCGTAGGGCCACGGCTCGATGTCGGGATTCGACTGCGGGTTGCTCGGGATGAATGGACCGCTGGCCGTCTGCGCGTAGCCGAGGAACAACTCTTCGGCCATGCGGTCGCGGTCCAGCATGAGCGTCATCGCCTGCCGGACACGCTTGTCGGCAAACTTCGTTGGCTCCGGATCCTCGCCTTCGGTTCGAACGGCTTGGTTCCAGCCGATGTAGAGGTAGCCGCTGTAAGCGCTCGTGTACTCGATGTAGTTCGTGAACTCCTGGGCCGACTCGTCATTGCGGAGAGTCGTGTACTGCTCGGGGTTGACGCGGAGGATGTCGACGTCCTGGTTGGTGTAATTCACCATTCGGGCGACGTCTTCCTGGACCTCGTCGAAGATCATGCGTTCAAATGTGCCAGGTGTGCCCCAGTAGCGCTCGTTTCGGACGAGCACCACGCCTTCGCCCGTCGGCGTCCAACCATCGGGGCCTGCTTCGAGCTTGTACGGCCCGCTTCCGAGCATGAGGGCGACGTGCTCATTGAACTGCCCTGGGGTGTACTGCTCATAAAAGTGCTCGGCGAGAATCGGAACGCCGGCGACCGACTCGAAGTTGTTGAACTTCGGCTCGTTGAACGTGAACTTCACGGTCAGCTCGTCGACCTTTTCGACCTTTTCGACCGTCGTCAGAAAGCTACGAACTCGGTCGGCTTGCACCTCAGGATTCTTGATCCAATCGAACGTGAAGATGACATCGTCGGCGTCGAGCGGCTGGCCATCACTGAAATTGACGCCCTTGCGAAGCTTGAAAGTCATCTCTAAGCCGTCCTCGCTGATCTGCCAGCCGCGGGCCAATCGCGGAAGGAACTCGAGGGTGTACGGGTCGCGCGTCGCCAACGTCTCCATCACCAAGAGCTCGACCCAGTTCTGGTAGACGTCGCCGCTGACGAATGGCGTGAGTCGTCCGATCTTCGTCCCGAAGCCGTCGCGGAACCAGCCGCCGCGGGCGAACTGGGAATCGGTCTCGACCTCCTTGAGCTGGTAAAACGGATCGCTTTCGCCTGTCCTGCCGACGCCACGCTCGATCAGGTTGGCGGTTCCGTTTCCATCAACTCCTCCGCCGGGCGAGAATGCGATGCCACTTTCGCGGAGTTCAGTGAGCGACTCATCGAGATCGCGCAGCCCGTTGCGGATTTGGCTCAGATCGGTTGCGAGCGCGGTGTTGTCCTGCCTTAGGTCACGGATGTTGTCGTACTGGCGGTCGAACTGAACCATCGCCAACACAACGACGATGATCAAGGCGATCATCAGGCCGAACAGGAAGAAGTCCTTGACGCTGAAGCGGTTTTCCATGGCGTTCCGGAACGGTACGTGCGACGTGCTTCGCCGGTTTCAGCGATGCTCCAAACACTCAGAGCTTGGCACCCTCGCGTTTGGGGTCGAAGAGGTCGCGCAGGCCATCGCCGAGGAAGTTGAGGCTCAGGAGCGTAACCGCCAAGAGCAGGCAGGGAAACAGCAGTTGCCACCAGGCACTGTCGAATGGGTCGAATGCGGGCCTGAGCCCAGCGTTGGCGAGGCTGCCCCAGGACGGCAGTGGGGCTACGACGCCGATGCCGAGGAAGCTCAGGAAGCTTTCCTGCAGGATCGCTTGCGGGATGGTCAGCGTCGCGTAGACCAGGATCGGGCCGATGAGGTTCGGCAGCAGGTGGCGCAGGAAGACGCGTCCCGGGCCAACGCCGCCGGCACGGGCGGCCTCAATGAAGGGCTGGGCGCGGAGGCTCAGCACCTGGCCACGGACCACGCGGGCCATCGTCAGCCAGCTGACCAGGCCGATTGCGAGGAACATGACGGTCAGCGAGGCCGCCATGCCGGGGCGTTCAAAGCCGAGGTCGTCGAAGATGCCTTCGGTCGGACGTTCGAGGCCGACCTTGAAGAGGATGACCAGCAGGATGTACGGCAGGCCGTAGATGATGTCGACGATGCGCATGAGGGTCGCGTCGACCTTGCCGCCGGCATATCCCGCGATCAGGCCCACGCCCACGCCGAGGAAGACGCTGATCGCCGCCGATGCCACGCCGACCGCGAGCGAGATGACCCCGCCGAGCAGCGATCGCCCGAGCACGCTCCGGCCGTCGGCGTCGTAGCCCATCAGACCCGGCACGTTGCCCTCGGGACCCTCGTTGATCCCGCCGACAAAGGCCTGGTCGTAGAAGAGGTCCGACGAGTCCATCAGCACGGTCCACGGCATCGTGCCGAGGCAGAAGAGCGTGATGACCAGCAAGACGCCTCCGCCCACGAGCACGCGCGGCGATCGCAGCACCTGACGCCACAGCGCATCCGGCGGCGGCGAGCGACGCGCTGCCATGTCGATCACGCCCGGCTTGTCGTCCGTGCTGATCTGGTCGGTGGACGCCTGAGTCACTTGCCGCCCTCCGTCAGGCTGATGCGCGGGTCGACGATGCCGTAGAGCACGTCGACGACGAGGTTCAGCGACAGGAGGAGCACGCTGTAGACCATCACCGTGCCGAGGATCAGCGGCTGGTCGCGAGCCGTCACGCTGTTGATGAAGAACGTGCCCAGGCCCGGCAGTTTGAAGATGGTTTCGACGATGAAAGAGCCCACGAGGATGTTCGCCGTCGCCGGGCCGAGGAAGGACAGGACCGGCAGAAGGCCGTTGCGGAGGGCGTGTTTGAAGATGACGCGGAGTCGGCCGACGCCCTTGGCCCGAGCGGTGCGGATGTAGTCGTTGCCGAGGACGTCGATCATGCTGACGCGTGTCAGCCGCGTGATGTACGCCATCGGCAGCAGGCTCAGCGCGAGCGCTGGAAGCAGCATGTGCCGCAGGTA includes:
- a CDS encoding nucleotide pyrophosphatase/phosphodiesterase family protein — encoded protein: MHKTVVLNVVGLTQSLIGEHTQNLREFRDNGYVSTIRPALPAVTTTAQTNYLTGTTPSEHGIIGNGWYFRDTQEIRLWQQADGLVQTPRLWDEARQRDAGFTCANLFWWYAMYCGADYTITPRPMYPADGRKVPDVWTHPGTLRDELQAELGQFPLFKFWGPAAGIECSDWIARAAMRVDERFDPTLTLVYLPHLDYVLQKEGPKVKENGTLQHELHAIDAVVGRLIEHFRGRGARVVILSEYDISPVDTPVHLNRVLRDAGYLTVRNELGTERLDAGASRAFAVADHQVAHVYVRDGRDRSAVAGLLAKTPGVAQVLAGADRGGLDHPRSGEIVCLAEPGCWFTYYFWHDDALAPDYARTVDIHRKPGYDPVELFLADGAKPRLLAKLAARKLGFRNLLDVTPLDATLVKGSHGLADVLPDQGPLLMSDLGPADESIDSTDVRDVILNSVFSPPS
- a CDS encoding ABC transporter permease, which produces MSTLVLLAVFAPFLANSQPYAIKAADGTWSSPLLRTVTALDVTLVLCLLGVVVLTVSRRFVAFRFGHALLIMLGIVATAGVSGLLYADPPENVVFEEYREGLADGRYQRAVFAPIPYSPNDRLRDQPGIARTPPTWSIGADDNRYPDVTRKSIGSYHWLGTTVFGEDLLSRMIWATRIALAIGFVATGISTLVGVTVGAVMGYAAGWTDLLLMRGIEILEAVPRLIVLLIVTVIIGRKDIFVMMTVIGLISWTSDARFIRAEFLKLRKQDFVQAANAVGLPVPRILFRHILPNGVAPVLVNASFGIAGAILLESILSFLGLGLEAKDPSWGQLLNQARTGGTGFNWWIATFPGLAIFLTVFAYILIGEALRDALDPKLKKVG
- a CDS encoding ABC transporter permease; amino-acid sequence: MIGYLARRILLFIPTLLGATFLVVMIMELAPIDVVESLLPPTGEMNPAAREEREAYLNARYGLDASGPEKWARWVNNVSPIGLQTWKYDDPAVVEQRAELRAFRERIESEVEAEVEAANPDLVAARNDQDTPSDERIQAIQTLRDSVKERLTELEDEQNFSPMSGDIRWDKLPIKTPDLGNSIRQSRPNWDIIKEALPITLILQLISIPTAVAISLITGIWSAKHRGAWQDWGTGGVLLALFSIPVIWVGVMAIGYFANDQYINWFPTGGTTDLRSDSFPFFPRFAGEAGFQRGFLLDSIWHIALPVVCLTYAQFAYLSKLTRGSMLEVLGADYIRTARAKGLAPNTVLLRHGFRTALIPVITFLAALLPVIITGSIVIETIFGINGMGRLVIESLKNNDIELFLTVTLFTILLKLVAYLLADIAYVVADPRVSYSGGSSA
- a CDS encoding peptide-binding protein translates to MENRFSVKDFFLFGLMIALIIVVVLAMVQFDRQYDNIRDLRQDNTALATDLSQIRNGLRDLDESLTELRESGIAFSPGGGVDGNGTANLIERGVGRTGESDPFYQLKEVETDSQFARGGWFRDGFGTKIGRLTPFVSGDVYQNWVELLVMETLATRDPYTLEFLPRLARGWQISEDGLEMTFKLRKGVNFSDGQPLDADDVIFTFDWIKNPEVQADRVRSFLTTVEKVEKVDELTVKFTFNEPKFNNFESVAGVPILAEHFYEQYTPGQFNEHVALMLGSGPYKLEAGPDGWTPTGEGVVLVRNERYWGTPGTFERMIFDEVQEDVARMVNYTNQDVDILRVNPEQYTTLRNDESAQEFTNYIEYTSAYSGYLYIGWNQAVRTEGEDPEPTKFADKRVRQAMTLMLDRDRMAEELFLGYAQTASGPFIPSNPQSNPDIEPWPYDPERGREILAELGWEDRDGDGVIEDEQGNPFRFKLIYPGTSDLWEKVVLFMRDNFARGGVIMEPERLDWPVLVDRLNAGNFEAITLGWSSTVESDPYQIFHSSQAAGQGDNRTNYANPELDALIDEARTTIDRDARMKLWNEVHAVLHEDQPYTFLFFRQQLRAVNQRVQGVDKSTVGLNWEPLNSGIIPWFIPQGQQRFAE
- a CDS encoding ABC transporter permease yields the protein MTQASTDQISTDDKPGVIDMAARRSPPPDALWRQVLRSPRVLVGGGVLLVITLFCLGTMPWTVLMDSSDLFYDQAFVGGINEGPEGNVPGLMGYDADGRSVLGRSLLGGVISLAVGVASAAISVFLGVGVGLIAGYAGGKVDATLMRIVDIIYGLPYILLVILFKVGLERPTEGIFDDLGFERPGMAASLTVMFLAIGLVSWLTMARVVRGQVLSLRAQPFIEAARAGGVGPGRVFLRHLLPNLIGPILVYATLTIPQAILQESFLSFLGIGVVAPLPSWGSLANAGLRPAFDPFDSAWWQLLFPCLLLAVTLLSLNFLGDGLRDLFDPKREGAKL